From a single Canis aureus isolate CA01 chromosome 5, VMU_Caureus_v.1.0, whole genome shotgun sequence genomic region:
- the ARAP3 gene encoding arf-GAP with Rho-GAP domain, ANK repeat and PH domain-containing protein 3 isoform X1, whose amino-acid sequence MAAPQDLDIAVWLATVHLEQYADSFRQHGLATAGAARGLGHEELRQLGISATGHRKRILRLLQAGATEGSLDPQSDSAMEPSPSLAPQAQPPKPVPKPRTVFGGLSGPTTTQWPGVSPALWRPEVSRSPESSPKSPPLSTSSSEQTAALNTMEMMPNAIYFGLDLRGGVQMTQNTAPDSSQAAAPTPALRPTTGTVHIMDPGCLYYGVQPAGVPGPLERREGRGVSQDRAEHRLSRQDLEVREDAGYASLELPGDSTLSLPTLDVETNDDLISPYASFSSTADRPTPLLSGWLDKLSPQGNYVFQRRFVQFNGRSLMYFGSDKDPFPKGVIPLTAIEMTRSSKDNKFQVITGQRVFVFRTESEAQRDTWCSTLQSCLREQRLLGHPRPPQPPRPLRTGMLELRGHKAKVFAALSPGELALYKSEQAFSLGIGICFIELQGCSVRETKSRSFDLLTPHRCFSFTAESGGARQSWAAALQEAVTETLSDYEVAEKIWSNRANRHCADCGASRPDWAAVNLGVVICKQCAGQHRALGSGISKVQSLKLDTSVWSNEIVQLFIVLGNDRANRFWAGALPIGEGVHPDTSPGPRGEFISRKYRLGLFRKPHPQYPDHSRLLQALCAAVAGPNLLKNMTQLLCVEATEGDEPWSPSALDGSFPGLLIPDPSPGVYNEVVVPATYSSFLYCGPISNKAGPPPPRRGRDAPPRLWCVLRAALEMFVSESSPEPLSLIQPQDVVCLGVSPPPTDPGDLDRFPFSFELILTGGRIQHFGTDGADSLEAWTSAVGKWFSPLSCHQLLGPGLLRLGRLWLRSPTHSALAPSLWLSGFGLLRGDHLFLCPAPGPGPPAPEDMVHLRRLQEISVVSAADTPDKKEHLVLVETGRTLYLQGEGRLDFSAWNTAIEGAAGGGGTGLQEQQMSRGDIPIIVDACISFVTQHGLQLEGIYRKGGARARSLRLLAEFRRDARSVKLRPGEHFVEDVTDTLKRFFRELDDPVTSARLLPRWREAAELPQKNQRLEKYKEVIGCLPQVNRRTLATLIGHLYRVQKCASLNQMCTRNLALLFAPSVFQTDGRGEHEVRVLQELIDDYVSVFDIDSDQVAQIDLEVSLITTWKDVQLSQAGDLIMEVYIEQQLPDNCVTLKVSPTLTAEELTNQVLEMRGTEAGMDLWVTFEIREHGELERPLHPKERVLEQALQWCQLPEPCSASLLLRKVSLAQAGCLFTGIRRESPRVGLLRCREEPPRLLGNRFQERFFLLRGRCLLLLKEKKSSKPEREWPLEGSKVYLGIRKKLKPPTPWGFTLILEKMHLCLSCTDEDEMWDWTTSILKAQHDDQQPVVLRRHSSSDLARQKFGTMPLLPIRGDDSGATLLSANQTLRRLHNRRTLSMFFPMKSSQGSVEEQEELEEPVYEEPVYEEVGAFPELTKDTSTSFSMMREKTANPETPLTSQRSFDKPLFPKAGGPGPEERPPEPPPGPPSKSSPQAHGSLEEQLLQELSSLILRKGETTIGLGSPSQPSSPQSPNPNGLLTQTPGFPTQPSSSPSSQPLT is encoded by the exons ATGGCTGCCCCTCAGGACCTGGACATCGCTGTGTGGCTGGCCACGGTGCACCTGGAGCAGTATGCAGACTCATTCCGGCAGCATGGCCTGGCTACGGCAGGTGCAGCCCGAGGCCTGGGCCACGAGGAGCTGAGGCAGTTGGGCATCAGCGCCACAGGTCACCGGAAACGCATTCTGCGCCTGCTGCAGGCAGGTGCTACAGAGGGCTCCCTGGATCCCCAGTCAGACAGTGCCATGGAGCCATCCCCCAGCCTAGCTCCCCAAGCCCAGCCCCCCAAGCCTGTGCCTAAACCCAGGACAGTATTTGGTGGGCTCAGTGGCCCTACCACCACCCAATGGCCTGGAGTGAGCCCAGccctctggaggccagaagtgtcCAGGAGCCCAGAGTCCAGCCCGaagtctcctcctctctccacctcctcctctgagCAGACTGCAGCCTTGAATACTATGGAGATGATGCCTAATGCCATCTACTTTGGTCTGGATTTAAGAGGCGGGGTACAGATGACTCAGAACAC GGCCCCAGACAGTTCCCAggcagctgcccccacccctgccctcaggCCCACAACAGGCACAG TGCACATCATGGACCCTGGTTGCCTGTACTATGGTGTCCAGCCTGCGGGGGTCCCAGGGCCACTCGAGAGAAGAGAAGGCAGAGGTGTCTCTCAGGACAGGGCTGAACACAG GCTCAGCAGGCAGGATCTGGAGGTGCGGGAGGACGCTGGCTATGCTAGCCTCGAGCTGCCTGGGGATTCCACCCTCTCACTGCCCACCCTCGACGTGGAGACCAATGATGACCTCATTTCACCCTATGCCAGCTTCTCCTCCACAGCAGACCGCCCCACGCCCCTTCTCAGTGGCTGGCTAGACAAGCTCTCCCCTCAGGG AAACTACGTTTTCCAGAGGCGGTTTGTACAGTTCAATGGGAGGAGTCTGATGTACTTTGGCAGTGATAAG GATCCCTTCCCCAAGGGTGTGATCCCTCTGACAGCCATTGAGATGACCCGCAGCAGCAAGGACAACAAATTCCAGGTCATCACTGGCCAGAGGGTGTTTGTATTTCGCACAGAGAGCGAGG CCCAGCGGGACACGTGGTGCTCCACGCTTCAATCCTGCCTGAGGGAGCAGCGCCTTCTGGGCCACCCCCGGCCTCCTCAGCCACCCCGACCCCTCCGCACAGGCATGCTGGAGCTTCGCGGACACAAGGCCAAGGTTTTTGCTGCTTTGAGCCCTGGAGAGTTGGCACTGTACAAGAGTGAGCAG GCCTTTTCTTTGGGCATCGGGATCTGCTTCATTGAACTGCAAGGCTGCAGTGTCCGGGAAACAAAGAGTCGCAGCTTTGATCTGCTCACACCCCATCGCTGCTTCAG CTTCACAGCCGAGTCTGGGGGGGCTCGGCAGAGCTGGGCGGCCGCTCTGCAGGAAGCCGTAACTGAGACCCTGTCTGACTACGAGGTGGCCGAGAAAATCTGGTCCAATCGGGCAAACCGGCACTGTGCGGACTGCGGGGCCTCCCGCCCAGACTGGGCTGCTGTCAACCTGGGGGTGGTCATCTGCAAGCAGTGTGCAG GTCAGCACCGggccctgggttctgggatctcCAAGGTACAGAGCCTGAAGCTGGACACAAGTGTCTGGAGTAATGAGATAGTGCAG TTGTTCATTGTCCTGGGAAATGATCGTGCCAACCGCTTCTGGGCAGGGGCACTACCCATAGGTGAGGGGGTGCATCCAGATACAAGCCCTGGCCCCCGGGGAGAGTTTATCTCCCGGAAGTACCGACTGGGTCTCTTCCGGAAGCCCCACCCTCAGTATCCAGATCACAGCCGGCTTCTCCAG GCACTGTGTGCAGCTGTGGCAGGACCCAACCTGCTGAAGAACATGACCCAGCTCCTCTGTGTTGAGGCCACTGAGGGTGATGAGCCCTGGTCCCCCTCAGCCTTGGATGGCAGCTTCCCTGGTCTTCTAATCCCAG ACCCTTCCCCTGGTGTGTACAATGAGGTGGTGGTACCTGCCACCTACAGCAGCTTCCTGTACTGTGGTCCCATCAGCAACAAAGCTGGACCCCCTCCTCCTCGGAGGGGCCGGGATG CTCCCCCCAGACTGTGGTGTGTGCTGAGAGCGGCTCTGGAAATGTTTGTGTCGGAAAGCAGTCCTGAACCCCTCAGCCTCATCCAGCCCCAGGATGTTGTATGTTTGGGTGTGAGTCCCCCACCCACTGACCCAGGTGACCTTGACAG GTTCCCCTTTTCCTTTGAGCTCATCCTCACAGGGGGGAGGATCCAGCATTTTGGCACAGATGGAGCTGACAGTCTGGAGGCCTGGACCAGTGCTGTGGGCAAG TGGTTCTCCCCGTTGAGCTGTCACCAGCTGTTGGGCCCTGGGCTGCTGCGGCTGGGCCGCCTGTGGCTGCGCTCTCCCACCCATTCAGCGCtggcccccagcctctggctgtCAGGGTTTGGACTTCTTCGTGGTGACCACCTCTTCCTGTGTCCAGCACCGGGCCCTGGCCCTCCAGCCCCTGAGGACATGGTGCATCTGCGGCGGCTACAGGAAATca GTGTGGTATCAGCAGCTGACACCCCAGACAAGAAGGAGCATTTGGTCCTGGTGGAGACAGGAAG GACCCTGTATCTGCAGGGGGAGGGCCGGCTGGATTTCTCAGCATGGAACACAGCCATTGAGGGGGCAGCTGGCGGGGGCGGCACAGGGCTGCAGGAGCAGCAGATGAGCCGGGGTGACATCCCCATCATCGTGGATGCCTGCATCAGTTTTGTCACTCAGCACG GGCTCCAGCTGGAGGGCATATACCGGAAAGGGGGTGCCCGTGCCCGTAGCCTTCGGCTCCTGGCTGAGTTCCGGCGGGATGCCCGCTCAGTGAAGCTCCGGCCAGGAGAGCACTTTGTGGAAGATGTCACCGATACACTCAAACGCTTCTTTCGAGAGCTTGATGACCCTGTGACCTCTGCACGGTTGTTGCCTCGCTGGAGGGAGGCTGCTG AGCTACCCCAGAAGAATCAGCGcctagagaaatacaaagaagTGATTGGCTGCCTGCCACAGGTCAACCGCCGCACACTGGCTACCCTCATTGGGCATCTTTATCG GGTGCAGAAGTGTGCCTCTCTAAACCAGATGTGCACGCGGAACCTGGCCCTGCTCTTTGCACCCAGTGTGTTCCAGACGGATGGGCGGGGGGAACATGAGGTGCGGGTGCTACAGGAACTCATCGATGACTACGTCTCCGTCTTTGAT ATTGACTCTGACCAGGTAGCTCAGATTGACTTGGAAGTCAGTCTTATCACCACCTGGAAGGATGTACAG CTGTCCCAGGCTGGAGACCTCATCATGGAGGTTTATATAGAACAGCAGCTGCCAGACAACTGTGTCACCCTAAAG GTGTCTCCAACACTGACTGCTGAGGAGCTGACCAACCAGGTTTTGGAGATGCGGGGGACAGAGGCTGGGATGGACTTGTGGGTGACGTTTGAGATTCGTGAGCACGGAGAGCTTG AGCGGCCACTGCACCCCAAGGAAAGGGTCCTAGAGCAGGCGCTTCAATGGTGCCAGCTTCCAGAGCCCTGCTCAGCTTCCTTGCTCTTGAGAAAAGTCTCCTTGGCCCAGGCCGGCTGCCTCTTCACAG GTATCCGGCGTGAGAGCCCAAGGGTGGGTCTGTTGCGGTGTCGGGAGGAGCCGCCCCGCTTATTGGGAAACCGCTTCCAGGAGAGGTTCTTTCTCCTGCGTGGCCGCTGCTTGCTGCTACTCAAGGAAAAGAAG AGCTCTAAACCAGAACGGGAGTGGCCTTTGGAAGGTTCCAAGGTCTATCTGGGAATCCGAAAGAAGTTAAAGCCTCCTACACC GTGGGGCTTCACATTGATACTGGAGAAGATGCACCT CTGCCTGTCATGCACTGACGAAGATGAGATGTGGGACTGGACCACCAGCATTCTCAAAGCCCAG CACGATGACCAGCAGCCAGTGGTCTTACGACGCCATTCCTCCTCTGACCTCGCCCGTCAGAAGTTTGGCACCATGCCTTTGCTGCCTATCAGAGGAGATGACAGTGGGGCCACCCTCCTCTCTGCCAATCAGACCCTG CGGCGACTTCACAACCGGAGGACCCTGTCCATGTTCTTT CCCATGAAGTCATCCCAGGGGTCTGTGGAGGAGCAAGAGGAACTGGAGGAGCCTGTCTATGAGGAGCCAGTGTATGAGGAAGTGGGAGCCTTCCCTGAACTGACCAAGGACACCTCTACTTCCTTCTCCATGATGAGAGAAAAGACAGCCAACCCAGAGACCCCCCTCACCAGCCAGAGGTCCTTTGACAAACCCCTTTTCCCCAAGGCAGGTGGCCCAGGCCCAGAGGAGAGGCCACCTGAGCCCCCTCCAGGTCCCCCTTCAAAGAGCAGCCCCCAGGCACATGGGTCCCTGGAGGAACAGCTGCTCCAGGAGCTTAGCAGCCTCATCCTGAGGAAAGGAGAAACCACCATAGGCCTGggcagcccctcccagccctccagccctcaATCTCCGAACCCCAATGGCCTTCTGACACAGACACCTGGCTTCCCCACCCAACCTTCTAGTTCGCCCTCCAGCCAGCCCCTCACATGA
- the ARAP3 gene encoding arf-GAP with Rho-GAP domain, ANK repeat and PH domain-containing protein 3 isoform X4 produces MAAPQDLDIAVWLATVHLEQYADSFRQHGLATAGAARGLGHEELRQLGISATGHRKRILRLLQAGATEGSLDPQSDSAMEPSPSLAPQAQPPKPVPKPRTVFGGLSGPTTTQWPGVSPALWRPEVSRSPESSPKSPPLSTSSSEQTAALNTMEMMPNAIYFGLDLRGGVQMTQNTAPDSSQAAAPTPALRPTTGTVHIMDPGCLYYGVQPAGVPGPLERREGRGVSQDRAEHRLSRQDLEVREDAGYASLELPGDSTLSLPTLDVETNDDLISPYASFSSTADRPTPLLSGWLDKLSPQGNYVFQRRFVQFNGRSLMYFGSDKDPFPKGVIPLTAIEMTRSSKDNKFQVITGQRVFVFRTESEAQRDTWCSTLQSCLREQRLLGHPRPPQPPRPLRTGMLELRGHKAKVFAALSPGELALYKSEQAFSLGIGICFIELQGCSVRETKSRSFDLLTPHRCFSFTAESGGARQSWAAALQEAVTETLSDYEVAEKIWSNRANRHCADCGASRPDWAAVNLGVVICKQCAGQHRALGSGISKVQSLKLDTSVWSNEIVQLFIVLGNDRANRFWAGALPIGEGVHPDTSPGPRGEFISRKYRLGLFRKPHPQYPDHSRLLQALCAAVAGPNLLKNMTQLLCVEATEGDEPWSPSALDGSFPGLLIPDPSPGVYNEVVVPATYSSFLYCGPISNKAGPPPPRRGRDAPPRLWCVLRAALEMFVSESSPEPLSLIQPQDVVCLGVSPPPTDPGDLDRFPFSFELILTGGRIQHFGTDGADSLEAWTSAVGKWFSPLSCHQLLGPGLLRLGRLWLRSPTHSALAPSLWLSGFGLLRGDHLFLCPAPGPGPPAPEDMVHLRRLQEISVVSAADTPDKKEHLVLVETGRTLYLQGEGRLDFSAWNTAIEGAAGGGGTGLQEQQMSRGDIPIIVDACISFVTQHGLQLEGIYRKGGARARSLRLLAEFRRDARSVKLRPGEHFVEDVTDTLKRFFRELDDPVTSARLLPRWREAAELPQKNQRLEKYKEVIGCLPQVNRRTLATLIGHLYRVQKCASLNQMCTRNLALLFAPSVFQTDGRGEHEVRVLQELIDDYVSVFDIDSDQVAQIDLEVSLITTWKDVQLSQAGDLIMEVYIEQQLPDNCVTLKVSPTLTAEELTNQVLEMRGTEAGMDLWVTFEIREHGELERPLHPKERVLEQALQWCQLPEPCSASLLLRKVSLAQAGCLFTGIRRESPRVGLLRCREEPPRLLGNRFQERFFLLRGRCLLLLKEKKSSKPEREWPLEGSKVYLGIRKKLKPPTPWGFTLILEKMHLCLSCTDEDEMWDWTTSILKAQHDDQQPVVLRRHSSSDLARQKFGTMPLLPIRGDDSGATLLSANQTLVSGDFTTGGPCPCSFP; encoded by the exons ATGGCTGCCCCTCAGGACCTGGACATCGCTGTGTGGCTGGCCACGGTGCACCTGGAGCAGTATGCAGACTCATTCCGGCAGCATGGCCTGGCTACGGCAGGTGCAGCCCGAGGCCTGGGCCACGAGGAGCTGAGGCAGTTGGGCATCAGCGCCACAGGTCACCGGAAACGCATTCTGCGCCTGCTGCAGGCAGGTGCTACAGAGGGCTCCCTGGATCCCCAGTCAGACAGTGCCATGGAGCCATCCCCCAGCCTAGCTCCCCAAGCCCAGCCCCCCAAGCCTGTGCCTAAACCCAGGACAGTATTTGGTGGGCTCAGTGGCCCTACCACCACCCAATGGCCTGGAGTGAGCCCAGccctctggaggccagaagtgtcCAGGAGCCCAGAGTCCAGCCCGaagtctcctcctctctccacctcctcctctgagCAGACTGCAGCCTTGAATACTATGGAGATGATGCCTAATGCCATCTACTTTGGTCTGGATTTAAGAGGCGGGGTACAGATGACTCAGAACAC GGCCCCAGACAGTTCCCAggcagctgcccccacccctgccctcaggCCCACAACAGGCACAG TGCACATCATGGACCCTGGTTGCCTGTACTATGGTGTCCAGCCTGCGGGGGTCCCAGGGCCACTCGAGAGAAGAGAAGGCAGAGGTGTCTCTCAGGACAGGGCTGAACACAG GCTCAGCAGGCAGGATCTGGAGGTGCGGGAGGACGCTGGCTATGCTAGCCTCGAGCTGCCTGGGGATTCCACCCTCTCACTGCCCACCCTCGACGTGGAGACCAATGATGACCTCATTTCACCCTATGCCAGCTTCTCCTCCACAGCAGACCGCCCCACGCCCCTTCTCAGTGGCTGGCTAGACAAGCTCTCCCCTCAGGG AAACTACGTTTTCCAGAGGCGGTTTGTACAGTTCAATGGGAGGAGTCTGATGTACTTTGGCAGTGATAAG GATCCCTTCCCCAAGGGTGTGATCCCTCTGACAGCCATTGAGATGACCCGCAGCAGCAAGGACAACAAATTCCAGGTCATCACTGGCCAGAGGGTGTTTGTATTTCGCACAGAGAGCGAGG CCCAGCGGGACACGTGGTGCTCCACGCTTCAATCCTGCCTGAGGGAGCAGCGCCTTCTGGGCCACCCCCGGCCTCCTCAGCCACCCCGACCCCTCCGCACAGGCATGCTGGAGCTTCGCGGACACAAGGCCAAGGTTTTTGCTGCTTTGAGCCCTGGAGAGTTGGCACTGTACAAGAGTGAGCAG GCCTTTTCTTTGGGCATCGGGATCTGCTTCATTGAACTGCAAGGCTGCAGTGTCCGGGAAACAAAGAGTCGCAGCTTTGATCTGCTCACACCCCATCGCTGCTTCAG CTTCACAGCCGAGTCTGGGGGGGCTCGGCAGAGCTGGGCGGCCGCTCTGCAGGAAGCCGTAACTGAGACCCTGTCTGACTACGAGGTGGCCGAGAAAATCTGGTCCAATCGGGCAAACCGGCACTGTGCGGACTGCGGGGCCTCCCGCCCAGACTGGGCTGCTGTCAACCTGGGGGTGGTCATCTGCAAGCAGTGTGCAG GTCAGCACCGggccctgggttctgggatctcCAAGGTACAGAGCCTGAAGCTGGACACAAGTGTCTGGAGTAATGAGATAGTGCAG TTGTTCATTGTCCTGGGAAATGATCGTGCCAACCGCTTCTGGGCAGGGGCACTACCCATAGGTGAGGGGGTGCATCCAGATACAAGCCCTGGCCCCCGGGGAGAGTTTATCTCCCGGAAGTACCGACTGGGTCTCTTCCGGAAGCCCCACCCTCAGTATCCAGATCACAGCCGGCTTCTCCAG GCACTGTGTGCAGCTGTGGCAGGACCCAACCTGCTGAAGAACATGACCCAGCTCCTCTGTGTTGAGGCCACTGAGGGTGATGAGCCCTGGTCCCCCTCAGCCTTGGATGGCAGCTTCCCTGGTCTTCTAATCCCAG ACCCTTCCCCTGGTGTGTACAATGAGGTGGTGGTACCTGCCACCTACAGCAGCTTCCTGTACTGTGGTCCCATCAGCAACAAAGCTGGACCCCCTCCTCCTCGGAGGGGCCGGGATG CTCCCCCCAGACTGTGGTGTGTGCTGAGAGCGGCTCTGGAAATGTTTGTGTCGGAAAGCAGTCCTGAACCCCTCAGCCTCATCCAGCCCCAGGATGTTGTATGTTTGGGTGTGAGTCCCCCACCCACTGACCCAGGTGACCTTGACAG GTTCCCCTTTTCCTTTGAGCTCATCCTCACAGGGGGGAGGATCCAGCATTTTGGCACAGATGGAGCTGACAGTCTGGAGGCCTGGACCAGTGCTGTGGGCAAG TGGTTCTCCCCGTTGAGCTGTCACCAGCTGTTGGGCCCTGGGCTGCTGCGGCTGGGCCGCCTGTGGCTGCGCTCTCCCACCCATTCAGCGCtggcccccagcctctggctgtCAGGGTTTGGACTTCTTCGTGGTGACCACCTCTTCCTGTGTCCAGCACCGGGCCCTGGCCCTCCAGCCCCTGAGGACATGGTGCATCTGCGGCGGCTACAGGAAATca GTGTGGTATCAGCAGCTGACACCCCAGACAAGAAGGAGCATTTGGTCCTGGTGGAGACAGGAAG GACCCTGTATCTGCAGGGGGAGGGCCGGCTGGATTTCTCAGCATGGAACACAGCCATTGAGGGGGCAGCTGGCGGGGGCGGCACAGGGCTGCAGGAGCAGCAGATGAGCCGGGGTGACATCCCCATCATCGTGGATGCCTGCATCAGTTTTGTCACTCAGCACG GGCTCCAGCTGGAGGGCATATACCGGAAAGGGGGTGCCCGTGCCCGTAGCCTTCGGCTCCTGGCTGAGTTCCGGCGGGATGCCCGCTCAGTGAAGCTCCGGCCAGGAGAGCACTTTGTGGAAGATGTCACCGATACACTCAAACGCTTCTTTCGAGAGCTTGATGACCCTGTGACCTCTGCACGGTTGTTGCCTCGCTGGAGGGAGGCTGCTG AGCTACCCCAGAAGAATCAGCGcctagagaaatacaaagaagTGATTGGCTGCCTGCCACAGGTCAACCGCCGCACACTGGCTACCCTCATTGGGCATCTTTATCG GGTGCAGAAGTGTGCCTCTCTAAACCAGATGTGCACGCGGAACCTGGCCCTGCTCTTTGCACCCAGTGTGTTCCAGACGGATGGGCGGGGGGAACATGAGGTGCGGGTGCTACAGGAACTCATCGATGACTACGTCTCCGTCTTTGAT ATTGACTCTGACCAGGTAGCTCAGATTGACTTGGAAGTCAGTCTTATCACCACCTGGAAGGATGTACAG CTGTCCCAGGCTGGAGACCTCATCATGGAGGTTTATATAGAACAGCAGCTGCCAGACAACTGTGTCACCCTAAAG GTGTCTCCAACACTGACTGCTGAGGAGCTGACCAACCAGGTTTTGGAGATGCGGGGGACAGAGGCTGGGATGGACTTGTGGGTGACGTTTGAGATTCGTGAGCACGGAGAGCTTG AGCGGCCACTGCACCCCAAGGAAAGGGTCCTAGAGCAGGCGCTTCAATGGTGCCAGCTTCCAGAGCCCTGCTCAGCTTCCTTGCTCTTGAGAAAAGTCTCCTTGGCCCAGGCCGGCTGCCTCTTCACAG GTATCCGGCGTGAGAGCCCAAGGGTGGGTCTGTTGCGGTGTCGGGAGGAGCCGCCCCGCTTATTGGGAAACCGCTTCCAGGAGAGGTTCTTTCTCCTGCGTGGCCGCTGCTTGCTGCTACTCAAGGAAAAGAAG AGCTCTAAACCAGAACGGGAGTGGCCTTTGGAAGGTTCCAAGGTCTATCTGGGAATCCGAAAGAAGTTAAAGCCTCCTACACC GTGGGGCTTCACATTGATACTGGAGAAGATGCACCT CTGCCTGTCATGCACTGACGAAGATGAGATGTGGGACTGGACCACCAGCATTCTCAAAGCCCAG CACGATGACCAGCAGCCAGTGGTCTTACGACGCCATTCCTCCTCTGACCTCGCCCGTCAGAAGTTTGGCACCATGCCTTTGCTGCCTATCAGAGGAGATGACAGTGGGGCCACCCTCCTCTCTGCCAATCAGACCCTGGTGAG CGGCGACTTCACAACCGGAGGACCCTGTCCATGTTCTTT CCCATGA